AATTCTTAGAAAGGGCAAGACTTGATTTGCATTGAAAATTAAAAAAATCAAATCTTTCATAAAGAAATAAAACAAGTTAACAATAAATAGGATTAATAATAAAAGAATTTTTTGTTCTCCCCGATTTAATTGGGGATTAATCTTTGATTTCATTTCACCTAATAAAAAAGCGATGAGAACAAACAATAAAGTTGATATACCAAAAGTAGTAGGGCTATTAATATCTAATAGAGCGCCCAGAAGAAAACCAAGAATTAGACCTGTTATATTACTTCTTATCAAACTATAATATATCACAACAGGGAGCAAGAGATTTGGCACAGTACTAAATAATCCTAAGTTAGCAGAATAAAAATATTGGAAATAAACCATAATGACAGAAATAATTATAAGCCTAATCATTTGTTTTCTCCCAAGTCCCGTTAGAGATATCTCTAACGGGATGAACCAGGCAGATAGGGGTAAGTTCACCCTGCTGCCCTTGTGGATTATCCATCATAATTTTTTCTAATAATTTTGAATCTATTCCGGAAGATTTTCC
This portion of the Candidatus Cloacimonadota bacterium genome encodes:
- the mreD gene encoding rod shape-determining protein MreD translates to MIRLIIISVIMVYFQYFYSANLGLFSTVPNLLLPVVIYYSLIRSNITGLILGFLLGALLDINSPTTFGISTLLFVLIAFLLGEMKSKINPQLNRGEQKILLLLILFIVNLFYFFMKDLIFLIFNANQVLPFLRIFGLILYNTVYSCIIIIVLFFIDNLKISMKSLE